The proteins below are encoded in one region of Malaclemys terrapin pileata isolate rMalTer1 chromosome 20, rMalTer1.hap1, whole genome shotgun sequence:
- the LENG1 gene encoding leukocyte receptor cluster member 1 produces MNILPKKSWHVRNKDNVARVRRDEAQAQDEQRQREARALLAEQEARTEFLRKKARVSALPGPDGGSALATTGDDSRHVDLFRDLEEGKGSKAGNKEYEEEKRREKERQEKAIGLLTYLGQSAAEAQTSRPWYQEAPDRSREAAVVTTQEQLKGRLDPLREMERHLRKKKGEGKKRKKEKEKPAEEKAAMGSAPLSLEQLRRERLQREQAERARTEALLAGRQGESQRREEEEPDDRKRRYNSQFNPQLARRPRSWDEREQR; encoded by the exons ATGAACATCCTGCCCAAGAAGTCGTGGCACGTGCGGAACAAGGACAATGTGGCCCGCGTGCGGCGGGACGAGGCGCAGGCGCAGGACGAGCAGCGACAGCGGGAGGCCCGGGCCCTGCTGGCCGAACAGGAG GCACGGACCGAGTTCCTGAGGAAGAAGGCACGGGTGTCTGCCCTGCCAGGACCCGATGGCGGCTCGGCGCTGGCCACCACTGGCGATGATTCACGCCATGTCGACCTCTTCCGGGACCTGGAGGAGGGCAAGGGCTccaaggctgggaacaaggagTATGAGGAGGAGAAGCGCAGGGAAAAG GAGCGGCAGGAGAAGGCTATCGGGCTGCTGACCTATCTGGGGCAGAGTGCGGCTGAGGCCCAGACCAGCCGGCCGTGGTACCAGGAAGCCCCTGACCGCAGCCGGGAGGCAGCTGTGGTGACCACGCAGGAGCAGCTGAAGGGCAGACTGGACCCGCTGCGGGAGATGGAGAGGCACCTGCGCaagaagaaaggggaggggaagaagcgcaagaaggagaaagagaagccAGCAGAGGAGAAGGCGGCAATGGG ctctgcccccctctccctggaGCAGCTGCGGCGGGAGCGGCTGCAGCGGGAGCAGGCCGAGCGAGCCCGGACTGAAGCCCTACTGGCTGGGCGGCAAGGGGAATCCCAacgcagggaggaggaggagcctgacGACAGGAAACGCCGCTACAACTCCCAGTTCAATCCGCAGCTGGCGCGCAGGCCCCGCAGCTGGGACGAGAGGGAGCAGCGCtga